TGCCTACATGGACATTAACTTTGCAGCTGACGTGATGGCTAAAAGAGGCGGCTTGCTTCTGATGGGTACCAACTTTATATAACTATAGTATAAAGGCAGGCTTGGTTTTCTTACTTCTGTTGAGTTTTCAAATAGGCCTTATTATGGCTTTAAATAAATTTGCAGCTCTCTTTGAAGTGCCCTTTGCTATGTAAATAATTTTGCTTTTGTAATAAACTCGTACTTAACCAAAGAAGAGAAGAAGTATACTGTACTATTTATTCATCTATGTATCAGTTTAATATATACTTTTGTTCTGCATTTTATCCTCCCATATTCAGCAGAAACTTCCCTCtagcttacacataccactagcttcaagtaatttttaagtgattaattgatcaatacGACACTTTCCAAGTTAAcaacaaatgattgtctcacacaaatcatgtaagatgttaaaggtaattttcacatgatcatcttgacttaatatttagtttccaacaaatgaattatCTACaaataaactcgtcaagtagatgatgaactttagataaagctaaaagcttccaacacgtatttcgagaaatatatacacgagataaaatcggctcgaaatttcaattgtgtataatgtaaaagtctatgtagttatacgacttagtatctttagaagatagaataaaatagacttctgagtgatagatcagttttagtctccgcataccttttgttgatgaagtttctccaagctcttcagtagatcttcttcttcaattggtgaatgccATGAAGTATAAAGctaaactacacacttctatcctaatccgatatatatctataagtatactagaaatcaagtatatagttttgatcaactaaactagataaacaagcttgagatagtaacgcttgcgagttcgaccgagtagtggtCTAACATAAGGTTCGTGATGTATGTGGAGAATATTATTTGGCGTAGATTTTTGCATCCAGCACTTGGTGCTTTAGAATGTAAGGTTATCAACTGTTGAAATACATGATAAGCCCGTCTCTAGATTCCAACTGGAGATTGTGTCATGTTGTGTGTTGTGCAAGAGTGACTCTGAGTCGATGCGACACATTCTATGAGActgtttatttttgaaaagatgttgGTCTCAGATTGCAGCTATCTTCAAGCTGaatctgataagtgcataattcatatgattttagtgtccattccatacttgctttagctattattcttgcatatttttgtattattactcttgttttctcttatttgcctctaatatgtgaatcatccaaaaaggagctacaaagtgctgaaaatatctaaggagtgaagtattccaagtatccaagtgcccaaatccaagagaagtggaagaaatgcgacgaaaaggagcaaaacacacaTAATCAAGAGGCGGGCCAAATACTAATCTtatctcattcaaattaaggatttatcatcatcattttgaagagaattgaaagataaaaataatgcaaaaataatgaggtcattccgagttcggatgaagaagttatggacaaaacagtttttatcaaataccgaggacagtgaagtccgcggactgggttcgcagacttaattccgaaaatttctgcaggattttgaagtttgcggactgggttcgcgcacttagcaattgggaaacgtgtattaacaccttggaaggcctaagggcacgtttggggttgttatttcgttatttcgggtcggggttcttgaaccgaattaAATaattggagaccaagcaatgtaaacctataaaaaggtattaggttatgtaaaatcatatcatcgaatctcatatcacaatttttacatcaaaacctagggtttacccctttaggaggaaaccaccattgtcatcttctttgtaatatgagtagctaaatcctttgttgattaaggatgaattcaatgttccaagagtgaagctttattaataatacaaatctatttgaggttttaatcatcgtcgtttgttttctttatatctaggatttatgattgattcttagattggtttggagtgcacgctaaatcagtctattaatcattctattgctagtagcgaGTTGAGTGATCcataattgtcgtgcatctcctacacaagtataaaacatgagaccttgcagagggattctgtaaagcaatcgtgtgtggaaacaacaccagtaagtgaaccgagcgtactgagtttaactgttggaatcaaacctaaattcacaaatccTAAAGCGTTTgtttgagttacaccttgtaagcgtacctaaaggcggctcagttgaatagaatccggtgactaagcgtacctgttatccggtgatacaaagAGTTtttgggatagctaagcgtacctgctattctacggttggtgatgaatggttctaatgcaagatagataagtatattaatccagtcatcgcttggtaacggtgaaggattccttaatcacctcttttctttattattatctttatattattcttaaaaccaaaaacccccctttgttgtttactttatcttgctaatacaaataacctatcaattacccagctctctgtgggaacgatcactTACTAcagctatattactagttaattagtgggaaatatatttattaatttgttgagcctacgacaaccCAACAGAATCCAAAGCCTGATTTTCTTAAGGTTACAAAGAGAAGCAGTTGGATGGTAAAGGATATGTGTCTAGTAGCTAATTTAGCTATAAGAGTTGAGCTTTGGTTATTGCTGAACAAAATGATTTTTGAGGGCGTTAAGTCGAATTGGATCCATTCATGAGAATTCAAAGAGAATTCCAGGCCATATGTTCAATACCTATCAATATTTGTGAATGCTTAACTATTTTTTAAAGTAGCTCATAGAAGTATGAAACGGATTATTCCCGAGGAATGCTTATGGAGGGCTCCAGATCTTGAAGAAATATCGAATTTTTATGATTCTACTGGTAATCCAGTCCTAGCTAGCTCGGGTATTGTGGCAAGAAATGATGATTGTGAAGTTATGGGGCGCTGAATATTGGACTTGGCATCAATTCTAATTTTATGGCGGAGATTGAAGCAGTGATTTAAGGTTTGGAATGGGCCTAGTAGTGGGGGTCCATGTATATCCGAGTTATTTATGATTTTGAAGCCAATTCGGTTATGTGGACAATGCGACAAAGATGGCTAGATTCGCTTTGAGAATGGCTACATGGATATTAACTTTGTAGCTAACGTGATGGCTAAAAGAGGCGGCTTGCTTCCAATGGGTACCAAAGATGGCCATATGATATATATAGGTAGGCTTGGTTTTCTTACTTCTGGTGAGTTTCCAAATTATCCTTATTATGACTTTAAATAACTTTGTTTATCTTTTGGGGCCACTCTCTTTGAAGTGCCCTTTGCTCTGTAAATAACtttgtttttttaataaaatcgGACTTGACCAGAAAAAGAGAAGAAGTATACAACTTATTCATATTTGCATCTGTTTAATACTTTTTTTATTTCCTGTAGTGCTTATCCTCCTCTATTTTAACAGAACCAAATTTAATAGAATAACATAATAAACCAAACCCTTTATGCTCTATAGTATCTTTAGAACCTCCGAGGTTCTATAGTCCAGGTTTTTAAAAATTGGAATTCTTTCTGCAAAACTCTTGAAGAAGGGGGATGAGGATAAAAAATGTACGAAAGTTTAATATTGCTATGATAACAAAGATGTGATGGAATTTAAAACCAAATCTCTATGTGCTAAAATCTTAAAAGAAAGGTATTACCCTAACTGTGATATCCTACACATAGACAACAAACCAAATCAAAAGGACAACTGGATTTGGAAAGGCCTGCTTAATGGTATAGAACAAATTAAGAAATGCTGCTATTGGGAATTGGGTAATGGAAATGATATTGATATCTGGGATGACTTTTGGATCCTAGGTACAAAATTCCTATGCACAAATCTCTTACAAAGAGTGATAACCTAAAACAAGTTAGAGATTTGATGACTGATCATAAAAGTTGGGATTCAGATAAACTAGCTAGAtgttttgacacccaaacaatagaaaaaataatgaaaataacaATACCTGTGGAGGACAATTTGGACACACCAAGATGGACTCTAAATGAGAAAGGTATGTTTTCAGTCAAACTTAAGTGGTATTGTTGATAACAAATGGGAAATGATATGGACTATGAAAACCAGCCCTGTTATTAAGCATTTCATTTGGAAAGTGGTTAATTCTATTCTTCCAAATAGTATGCGTATGGCTGTCATTCTACCTGATACTGAAACAACATGTAAATTGTGTAATGAAAACCAAGAAACTCTTACTCATCTGTTCTTGCAGTGTAACTTCGCCTCTCAGGTATGGATGCATTTTAATTTTGATATGGATTACATTAGAAATGGTACTGCCTCTTTTCATGAATGGATTTCTGATTGTTTTGCTAATCCTCAAAGAGGTGCACATGACATTGACTGGCAAGTGATGTGTAGTACCATAatttggtttatatggaaagCTAGGTGCAAAGTTGTTTTTAAACAGAAAACGCAGAATAATGCAGTAATAGCAAATAGCATAATACAATTCATCAATAACTACAATGCCATAAATAAACCATGCCACAATATAATGAATGATCTTTAATATAATCCAAAATATGATGAAACTTTGCAGATTACTACTAATCTTAGAAGCTGGACTTCACAGACTAATTCTATAAAGGAGAAAGGAAATCTGGCCATTATAATAAATATTGCTTTGATTATGTTAGATAGTACTGCAAAAATGGGAATTGGAATGACTTTATGTGACTACACAGGCACATTTAGAGAAGCCATGGGATCCTATGTAGACTGTACAATCAGAGAGGAACTGGAAAAAGCTGGAGCTGATGCAGCTTTCCAATGGGCAACACATTGGAGTGGACACAGAATTTCTTTCAGGAGCAATTGTGAACCAACCTTGCTGTTGTTGATAGTAATGTATGCAAAAGCCTATAAACAGAGATATAAAATTAGTGAAGACTTTGATAATCAAGACAAGTTTCATATAAATTTTATAGCTCAAAATTTTACTTTAGTAATGACGGAAAATGTAATATGGGCTGTAAAACTAGCTATCTTTAGTAACAAGTACATGATCACTCATAACTGGGTTGATCACATCCTATGAGCTCTTTTAACTTACCTGGATATCCAAACTTAGAATGAACATGTAATGACTTATGGATGCCCCGATTGGGGAAACAATGGTACTTTATTATCAATATATTGATAtattctttttggaaaaaaataaaaataaatgattaTCTTTTTGGAATAGATGCATTAGTTACCTACTAATTAAGTTTCCTCTCATCATCATTTGGGTAGGTGTTTGTTTGAACTTTGAATTTTAATTCTGTTAGACAGTTACCATATTTGATTCTTGAGTGAATTTTTAGTCTATTTTCTGTCAGCATATAACGATCATAAAATTTCTGTTGtcctttcaaaaaagaaaaaatttctgtttcaaacaaaaaaaataaaataaaatctgttAGGAAATATTATGTGGCAGCCCCCATGCCATGCCCTCACGAGAAAGGCAGAAAGATACATTACATCTCATGGGCTATGAAACTGTCATGGACTCATCATAATCATAGACTCACAGCTTAGTGTATAATCCTCTGGCGTGTGCATAAGGCAGCCATTCACAAGTGGCATCGGCAATAAATATACCGATAAAAGTAAATATAAACAACCGTACATTCTTTTATTAAATTTTCCTCTTACGTCAATTTATTTTTCATTCATTGTAGACATCAATGCTACGAATAGAAAACAAATAGTTTACTTCATATGAACATCATTCCAGAGATCTAGTGGTGGGAAATGTTTTGTTTTATTGGATTTGTACCTCGAAAGGTTCGGTATCCTCTTGTTTCAATCAGGTTCTTTATTGACATGAGCCTTGATTTCTTGAAGAATCATGGCCTAAAAATAGTTGCATTGTGTCCTCTTCTTAGGCCCTTGTTGCGGGGAAGACCATCACATGCATTCCAAAAATCATGATCCACTTAATTTGGTCTCCCCATCCAACAAACCAAATTAACCGAGTTAATTTGTAATGACTTTGTAACAAATCCACAAGTTTCTCTAGTTTTTAGCTACTCAAAAACtaacttattattttcttgttGTCCAACTAAGAAACTAGTAACTTCAACCTCAAATGCAACTTTGTAAAATGTTTCGATACCATCATTCTTGCAGATTCCATCTTTAAGCCCTTTCACCATCTCCATCTCTTAACCTCTCCAACCGTATCCCTCCATAATACATGTAAGTTGTTCTCTCACTCTCTCTATTGCTGAATGTATTTATGAGGTTGTTAATACTTATGGTTCATGGTTGTAGGGTATTCTGATATTGATATTGTTTTGTTTGTTCTAATGCTCTTTATGTGCATATATTTCAAGTTTCTTTTTGCTTTGCATGACATGCATGCTATGAATATGCGTCGACGTAATTGCTCTCTTAGCACCTTAAGTTTTTGCAACTTGTAGAGTAACTTTGGTCTGGTTCTgtaaattttgattatttttcatTGTTTTGAATGCATTAGGAATTGAAGAAAAGATTCACGAGATAAAAAGGGACAACAAAATGGCATCACCTGGTGCAGATTCTTACACCCCACGTAACATACTTATAACAGGAGCTGCTGGTTTCATCGCATCACATGTTGCTAATCGTTTAATAAAGAATTACCCCAACTACAAAATCGTCGTTATCGACAAACTAGATTACTGTTCGAGCCTCAAAAACCTTCTCCCTTCAAAATCCTCCCCTAACTTCAAATTTGTCAAAGGTGACATTGCAAGTGCTGATCTCGTAAACCATTTATTGGTACTAGAAGAGATCGACACGATAATGCACTTTGCAGCTCAAACGCATGTTGACAATTCATTTGGAAACTCATTTGAGTTCACTAACAATAACATCTACGGAACCCATGTTTTGCTAGAAGCATGCAAAGTTACCCGTCGCGTTAAACGTTTCATTCATGTAAGCACTGACGAAGTCTATGGTGAGACAGACAGTGAAACTGACGTGGGGAATCCTGAGGCTTCACAACTTCTTCCTACTAACCCATATTCTGCTACTAAAGCTGGTGCTGAAATGCTTGTAATGGCGTACCATCGATCTTACGGTTTACCGACCATAACTACCCGAGGTAACAATGTCTACGGTCCAAACCAGTTCCCTGAAAAGCTGATCCCAAAGTTTCTTCTCCTTGCAATGAAAGGACTTCCGCTGCCAATACATGGAGATGGTTCAAATGTTCGAAGCTATTTGTATTGTGAAGATGTCGCGGAGGCATTTGATGTTGTGTTGCACAAAGGTGTCATAGGGCACGTGTATAATGTTGGAACCAAGAAGGAAAGAAGTGTTCTTGACGTTGCCGAAGATATATGCAAGCTTTTTAATTTGGATCCCAAGCAGAATATAAAGTTCGTCGATAATCGCCCTTTTAATGATCAGCGGTACTTTCTGGATGACCAAAAGCTCAAGAAACTTGGATGGCAGGAGAGGACGTCTTGGGAGGAAGGATTGAAGATAACTACAGAATGGTATAGAAACAATCCAGATTGGTGGGGAGATGTAACTGCTGCACTTCTCCCTCATCCTAGAATGACTGTTGTCGGGAA
This DNA window, taken from Papaver somniferum cultivar HN1 chromosome 3, ASM357369v1, whole genome shotgun sequence, encodes the following:
- the LOC113361192 gene encoding trifunctional UDP-glucose 4,6-dehydratase/UDP-4-keto-6-deoxy-D-glucose 3,5-epimerase/UDP-4-keto-L-rhamnose-reductase RHM1-like — its product is MASPGADSYTPRNILITGAAGFIASHVANRLIKNYPNYKIVVIDKLDYCSSLKNLLPSKSSPNFKFVKGDIASADLVNHLLVLEEIDTIMHFAAQTHVDNSFGNSFEFTNNNIYGTHVLLEACKVTRRVKRFIHVSTDEVYGETDSETDVGNPEASQLLPTNPYSATKAGAEMLVMAYHRSYGLPTITTRGNNVYGPNQFPEKLIPKFLLLAMKGLPLPIHGDGSNVRSYLYCEDVAEAFDVVLHKGVIGHVYNVGTKKERSVLDVAEDICKLFNLDPKQNIKFVDNRPFNDQRYFLDDQKLKKLGWQERTSWEEGLKITTEWYRNNPDWWGDVTAALLPHPRMTVVGNSNDDTYFVGYERKADDGNKTNLKFLIYGKSGWIGGLLGKLCKEDGIAFEYGCGRLEDRRSIIEDIRKVSPTHVFNAAGVTGRPNVDWCETHKVETIRTNVVGTLTLADICKEHGLLMVNFATGCIFEYDNDHQEGSGIGFKEEDTPNFIGSFYSKTKAMVEELLKEFENVCTLRVRMPISSDLSNPRNFITKISRCNKVVNIPNSMTVLDELLPISIEMAKRNCRGIWKFTNPGVVSHNEILEMYRDYIDPGFKWENFNLEEQAKVIVAPRSNNELDATKLKTEFPELLSIKDSIIKYVFEPNKKT